A genomic segment from Actinomadura hallensis encodes:
- a CDS encoding nitroreductase family protein — translation MTTLPLSPDELLTTTRTVRKRLDLTRPVPIELVRECLEIALQAPSGSNRQGWHWIVVTDPEVRAAIGEYYRRAFSAYAESGSFAAGLYKDDPERAEVQRRVGESAAHLAEHMGDVPVLVIPCLRLHGGRLPAGNQAGLWGSLLPAAWSYALAARARGLGTAWTSLHLTYENEIAELLGLPANVRQGALIPTAYYTGDTFRPAPRVPLDEVLHLNRW, via the coding sequence ATGACGACACTACCGCTCAGCCCGGACGAACTGCTCACCACGACGCGCACCGTGCGCAAGCGCCTCGATCTGACCCGTCCCGTGCCCATCGAGCTCGTCCGCGAGTGCCTGGAGATCGCGCTGCAGGCGCCGAGCGGCAGCAACCGGCAGGGCTGGCACTGGATCGTCGTCACCGACCCGGAGGTCCGCGCGGCGATCGGCGAGTACTACCGGCGGGCGTTCTCCGCCTACGCCGAGTCCGGCTCCTTCGCCGCCGGGCTGTACAAGGACGACCCCGAGCGGGCCGAGGTGCAGCGCCGCGTGGGCGAGAGCGCCGCCCACCTCGCCGAGCACATGGGCGACGTGCCGGTGCTCGTCATCCCGTGCCTGCGGCTGCACGGCGGGCGCCTCCCGGCGGGCAACCAGGCCGGGCTGTGGGGGTCGCTGCTGCCCGCCGCGTGGAGCTACGCCCTGGCGGCGCGGGCGCGCGGGCTCGGCACCGCCTGGACGTCGCTGCACCTCACCTACGAGAACGAGATCGCGGAGCTGCTCGGCCTGCCCGCGAACGTGCGGCAGGGCGCGCTCATCCCGACCGCCTACTACACCGGCGACACCTTCCGTCCCGCCCCCCGCGTCCCGCTCGACGAGGTCCTGCACCTGAACCGCTGGTAG
- a CDS encoding MlaE family ABC transporter permease: MSAIDIPRRVHGLLGEVGELFVIALEAVRRTWDVRTWAWEFAEQAWFLARVTSLPVILVSLPLGATVALQVGQLAAQLGAQSATGGAVVVGLVREVAPIAAALIIAGAGGSAMTADMGARRIRDELAAMEVMAVNPVHRLVTPRLWAASLVSTLLASLVIVSGAAGGFVFNVLLQDVTPGAYFDGAVSLLQTSDLVVTLLKAWLFGVIAAIVACHMGMSCAASPVGVGRAVNRAIVVAFLLVFALNYVITTVYFVAFPPRI; this comes from the coding sequence TTGTCCGCCATCGACATCCCGCGGAGGGTGCACGGGCTGCTCGGCGAGGTCGGCGAGCTGTTCGTCATCGCCCTGGAGGCCGTCCGCCGGACCTGGGACGTGCGCACGTGGGCGTGGGAGTTCGCCGAGCAGGCGTGGTTCCTCGCCCGGGTGACGAGCCTGCCGGTCATCCTCGTGTCGCTGCCGCTCGGCGCGACCGTCGCGCTCCAGGTCGGGCAGCTCGCGGCCCAGCTCGGCGCCCAGTCCGCGACCGGCGGCGCCGTCGTCGTCGGGCTGGTGCGCGAGGTCGCCCCGATCGCCGCGGCGCTGATCATCGCGGGCGCGGGCGGGTCGGCGATGACCGCCGACATGGGCGCCCGCCGGATCCGCGACGAGCTGGCCGCGATGGAGGTGATGGCGGTCAACCCTGTCCACCGCCTCGTCACGCCCCGGCTCTGGGCTGCGAGCCTCGTCTCGACGCTGCTGGCCTCCCTGGTCATCGTCTCCGGTGCCGCCGGGGGCTTCGTGTTCAACGTCCTGCTCCAGGACGTCACGCCCGGCGCCTACTTCGACGGCGCCGTGTCGCTGCTGCAGACGTCCGACCTGGTCGTGACCCTGCTCAAGGCGTGGCTGTTCGGAGTGATCGCCGCCATCGTCGCCTGCCACATGGGCATGAGCTGCGCGGCGAGCCCCGTCGGCGTCGGACGCGCCGTCAACCGCGCCATCGTCGTCGCGTTCCTGCTGGTGTTCGCCCTCAACTACGTGATCACGACCGTGTACTTCGTCGCGTTCCCGCCGAGGATCTGA
- a CDS encoding ABC transporter permease gives MAGLPVMEKTAPRAVRAGTHALERTGDLAQWPVFVYRILLYSVRDLVLRRKYTKTIARHVSDVVVGVGASVVGGGMIFVIFTMAFFVGTEVGLQGYTGLQSIGAQSFMGLVGSFANVREITPVIAAVALAAQCGSAFTAELGAMRISEEIDALEVMGIGSFAYLVCTRVVAALIALVPLYLIALFASFFATRLISTGFFDLAPGVYDYYFRLYLPTIDLVYSAIKVGVFAFAVITIHCFYGYYATGGPAGVGRAAGRAIRLSIIVIVVLNLLLSYVFWGNGATVRLTG, from the coding sequence ATGGCCGGACTGCCCGTGATGGAGAAGACCGCGCCGCGCGCCGTCCGCGCCGGGACGCACGCGCTCGAGCGCACCGGGGACCTCGCGCAGTGGCCGGTGTTCGTCTACCGCATCCTGCTGTACTCGGTGCGGGACCTGGTCCTGCGCCGGAAGTACACCAAGACCATCGCCCGGCACGTCAGCGACGTGGTGGTCGGCGTCGGCGCCAGCGTCGTCGGCGGCGGCATGATCTTCGTGATCTTCACGATGGCGTTCTTCGTCGGCACCGAGGTCGGCCTGCAGGGCTACACCGGGCTCCAGTCGATCGGCGCGCAGTCGTTCATGGGCCTGGTCGGGTCGTTCGCCAACGTCCGCGAGATCACCCCGGTGATCGCCGCGGTGGCGCTGGCGGCGCAGTGCGGGTCGGCGTTCACCGCGGAGCTGGGCGCGATGCGCATCTCCGAGGAGATCGACGCCCTCGAGGTGATGGGCATCGGGTCGTTCGCGTACCTGGTGTGCACCCGCGTGGTGGCGGCGCTGATCGCGCTCGTGCCGCTGTACCTGATCGCGCTGTTCGCCAGCTTCTTCGCGACCCGGCTGATCAGCACCGGCTTCTTCGACCTGGCGCCCGGCGTCTACGACTACTACTTCCGGCTCTACCTGCCGACGATCGACCTGGTCTACAGCGCGATCAAGGTCGGGGTGTTCGCCTTCGCGGTGATCACCATCCACTGCTTCTACGGCTACTACGCGACCGGCGGGCCGGCGGGCGTGGGCCGTGCGGCGGGCCGCGCGATCCGGCTGTCGATCATCGTGATCGTCGTGCTGAACCTGCTGCTGTCCTACGTGTTCTGGGGGAACGGCGCGACCGTGAGGCTGACCGGATGA
- a CDS encoding MlaD family protein, translating into MINEEIPLRRRLLITAITLAVTAAVLYVLIARPGRDPGTVLTADFGRAGQGLGTGAPVKIRGVTVGSVEEIDLTGGGGARLKLRLDKGTRVPAAATASIVPASAFGPKFVDLAPGPHSGTGPYLASGDRIARTADPSDLSDLLARADHALGSLDAREVQTIVRTVAMGLDGQGARLGETIDQTGVLLGVAHRNRGNARRFIGDSARLGGAVADKGDELTRISGDANSVIGTAARGEGRLAGFADGLADVSLLAAHGFDERGGQLGQAFRSSERTARIIYAQLGLLGDAVRTGNGLLPLYGELTSLEGPEGKNYIRSQGYLPSDPCGLILGLCGPYGGAAGGG; encoded by the coding sequence ATGATCAACGAGGAGATCCCGCTGCGCCGCCGCCTGCTGATCACCGCGATCACGCTCGCGGTGACGGCGGCGGTGCTGTACGTGCTCATCGCCCGCCCGGGACGCGATCCCGGGACGGTGCTGACCGCCGACTTCGGCCGCGCCGGGCAGGGCCTCGGCACCGGCGCCCCGGTGAAGATCCGCGGCGTGACGGTCGGGTCGGTGGAGGAGATCGACCTGACCGGGGGCGGCGGGGCGCGGCTGAAGCTGCGCCTCGACAAGGGGACGCGGGTCCCCGCCGCCGCGACCGCGTCGATCGTGCCCGCGTCGGCGTTCGGGCCCAAGTTCGTCGACCTGGCGCCGGGCCCGCACTCCGGGACCGGCCCCTACCTGGCGTCCGGCGACCGGATCGCCCGCACCGCCGACCCGAGCGACCTGTCGGACCTGCTCGCCCGCGCCGACCACGCGCTCGGCTCCCTCGACGCGCGGGAGGTCCAGACGATCGTGCGGACCGTCGCGATGGGCCTCGACGGGCAGGGCGCCCGGCTGGGGGAGACCATCGACCAGACGGGCGTGCTGCTGGGCGTCGCGCACCGCAACCGCGGCAACGCCCGCCGGTTCATCGGCGACTCCGCCCGCCTCGGCGGCGCGGTCGCCGACAAGGGCGACGAGCTGACCCGCATCTCCGGCGACGCGAACTCCGTCATCGGCACCGCGGCGCGGGGCGAGGGCAGGCTCGCCGGGTTCGCCGACGGCCTGGCGGACGTGTCGCTGCTGGCGGCCCACGGGTTCGACGAGCGCGGCGGGCAGCTCGGCCAGGCGTTCCGGTCGTCCGAGCGCACCGCACGCATCATCTACGCCCAGCTGGGGCTCCTCGGCGACGCCGTCCGCACCGGCAACGGGCTGCTGCCGCTGTACGGGGAGCTGACGTCGCTGGAGGGACCCGAGGGCAAGAACTACATCCGCTCCCAGGGCTACCTGCCGTCCGATCCGTGCGGGCTGATCCTCGGGCTGTGCGGCCCGTACGGCGGCGCCGCGGGAGGAGGGTGA
- a CDS encoding MCE family protein, whose product MAARFFRGGRKSGGGSGAGTLARLRGSRQARARAGLLVRLVAFVTVTGMLTVVIGMQIARVDTGGGWRVTATFDDASGLMKGDEVKIAGAPVGRVNEVRVVDGKARVGLTVRDSVSVPADTEAAIRWRDAMGRRVVYLMPGRSERKMRPGAHITRTRSVVDGSALIEQLGPLVRSLDAKEVNTVLVSLSQALDGNAENIDRLIADIDVLAASIAKRRAMLKRMLDDYATVTGIIARRDKQISSAADDLVSLSDAFAGNRKLVDDTLVQLASLMRTSDALLAGNERELTRVVEKLSAFTAGVGRNRAAVLDVLQSVTPKLQNIFAAVDNGTFVEAAIPCLSLAAPPCPYPTRLPGPREGAGSVDTPEELENLIVGGTRWG is encoded by the coding sequence ATGGCGGCCAGGTTCTTCCGCGGCGGCCGGAAGTCCGGCGGTGGTTCCGGCGCCGGGACGCTCGCCCGGCTGCGCGGCAGCCGACAGGCCCGCGCCCGCGCCGGCCTGCTCGTCCGGCTGGTGGCGTTCGTGACGGTCACCGGCATGCTCACCGTGGTCATCGGGATGCAGATCGCCCGCGTCGACACCGGCGGCGGCTGGCGGGTCACCGCGACGTTCGACGACGCCAGCGGCCTGATGAAGGGCGACGAGGTCAAGATCGCCGGTGCGCCGGTCGGCCGGGTCAACGAGGTCAGGGTCGTGGACGGCAAGGCCCGCGTCGGCCTCACCGTCCGCGACTCGGTGTCCGTCCCCGCCGACACCGAGGCCGCGATCCGCTGGCGCGACGCCATGGGCCGCCGTGTCGTGTACCTGATGCCGGGCCGGAGCGAGCGGAAGATGCGCCCCGGCGCGCACATCACCCGCACCCGCTCCGTCGTGGACGGCAGCGCGCTGATCGAGCAGCTGGGCCCTCTCGTCCGCAGCCTGGACGCCAAGGAGGTCAACACCGTCCTGGTGTCGCTGTCGCAGGCGCTCGACGGCAACGCCGAGAACATCGACCGGCTGATCGCCGACATCGACGTGCTCGCGGCGTCGATCGCGAAGCGCCGCGCGATGCTCAAGCGGATGCTCGACGACTACGCCACCGTCACGGGCATCATCGCCCGCCGCGACAAGCAGATCAGCTCCGCCGCCGACGACCTCGTCAGCCTCAGCGACGCGTTCGCCGGCAACCGGAAGCTGGTCGACGACACCCTCGTCCAGCTCGCCTCCCTCATGCGGACGTCCGACGCGCTGCTGGCGGGCAACGAGCGCGAGCTGACGCGGGTCGTGGAGAAGCTGTCGGCGTTCACCGCGGGGGTCGGGCGCAACCGGGCCGCCGTCCTGGACGTGCTGCAGTCGGTGACGCCGAAGCTGCAGAACATCTTCGCCGCCGTCGACAACGGCACGTTCGTGGAGGCCGCCATCCCGTGCCTGTCGCTCGCGGCGCCGCCCTGCCCGTACCCGACGCGGCTGCCGGGCCCGCGCGAGGGCGCAGGGAGCGTCGACACGCCGGAGGAACTGGAGAACCTGATCGTCGGGGGAACGCGATGGGGATGA
- a CDS encoding MCE family protein — protein sequence MAMKSFRDRNRVTVGLVSAGTLIALVVSVYLVGTRGLLQDRYTVSGVFAATGNLRSGDEVRVAGVRVGEVTSVEPDHRRGHVVVRWKVDGEVDLGPATRAEIKVANVLGGRYLRLSGPVAEPHLADMPEDERRIPLERTGVPTTINTVLDDSARTVSKLDTGAINKIVAELNGIGDEDRGRLGRALSNLAKLADTVNESEPQIKELLDNGDRVLKLARAKDAELSRLLTNVQIMLDELRKRRAELAAFLGSGNRTVETLTRVIDRQQEKLLSLLADLRGTLGTLRPATGDFNTLLAWAGPTLSGLSGSGGKGPWLEVLATGLGPLSPQDLAGLAELAPKEARR from the coding sequence ATGGCGATGAAGTCGTTCCGGGACCGGAACCGGGTCACGGTCGGGCTGGTGTCGGCGGGCACGCTCATCGCGCTCGTCGTGTCGGTGTACCTGGTCGGCACCCGCGGGCTCCTGCAGGACCGCTACACCGTCAGCGGCGTGTTCGCCGCGACCGGCAACCTGCGCTCCGGCGACGAGGTCCGGGTCGCGGGCGTCCGCGTCGGCGAGGTCACCTCCGTGGAGCCCGACCACCGGCGCGGCCACGTGGTCGTCCGCTGGAAGGTGGACGGCGAGGTCGACCTCGGCCCCGCCACCCGCGCCGAGATCAAGGTCGCCAACGTGCTCGGCGGCCGGTACCTGCGGCTGTCGGGCCCGGTCGCCGAGCCGCACCTGGCCGACATGCCCGAGGACGAGCGCCGCATCCCCCTCGAACGCACCGGGGTGCCCACGACGATCAACACCGTGCTGGACGACTCGGCCCGCACCGTCTCCAAGCTGGACACCGGGGCGATCAACAAGATCGTGGCGGAGCTGAACGGGATCGGCGACGAGGACCGCGGCCGCCTCGGCAGGGCCCTGTCCAACCTCGCGAAGCTCGCCGACACGGTCAACGAGTCCGAGCCGCAGATCAAGGAACTGCTCGACAACGGCGACCGCGTCCTCAAGCTCGCCCGCGCCAAGGACGCCGAGCTGTCCCGGCTGCTCACCAACGTCCAGATCATGCTGGACGAGCTGCGCAAGCGCCGCGCCGAGCTGGCGGCGTTCCTCGGCAGCGGCAACCGCACGGTGGAGACCCTCACCCGGGTCATCGACCGGCAGCAGGAGAAGCTGCTGTCGCTCCTCGCCGACCTGCGCGGCACGCTCGGCACCCTCCGCCCCGCGACCGGCGACTTCAACACCCTGCTCGCCTGGGCCGGCCCCACCCTGTCCGGGCTGTCCGGGTCCGGAGGGAAGGGGCCCTGGCTGGAGGTCCTCGCCACCGGCCTCGGCCCCCTCTCCCCGCAGGACCTCGCCGGGCTCGCCGAACTCGCGCCGAAGGAGGCCCGCCGATGA
- a CDS encoding MCE family protein, with amino-acid sequence MRPLTTRSMTTRPLTMRSMRALSGRTARLKGTAVRRPVTAGTVLVLTAALGGCGTISEPTYPMTVYFGKAPSLYEKSQVKVMGADVGTITSIKSERNRVRVDLEVRRSVPVPADAHAVIESADALGERFVGLHPVWKPGMPRAAPGTVIPQERTKTPIEVDDALAAFAKLNKSIDASALGPAVHRAAESLRGRGDGINDALDDTSELTRGLAAQDKRIASLAEGLHHLASDLNGRDKKLSDLLRSFSSTSRTLAEERQALRDFIAGLAAVIRKSEVLVTQYRENLPSTVADLSNIVLTLKGNVNGLLQAIDSLGRFADVAVDAWDRRNHAVTIRVVVHGTVRAWLQPLFTAMGWGTVPCVQDDQALGDCTPPPGGS; translated from the coding sequence ATGAGGCCGCTGACGACGAGGTCGATGACGACGAGGCCGCTGACGATGAGGTCGATGCGCGCCCTGTCTGGCCGCACGGCCCGGCTGAAGGGCACGGCCGTGCGGCGGCCGGTCACGGCGGGGACGGTGCTCGTGCTGACCGCCGCGCTCGGCGGCTGCGGGACGATCTCCGAGCCCACCTACCCGATGACGGTGTACTTCGGGAAGGCGCCGTCCCTCTACGAGAAGTCCCAGGTCAAGGTGATGGGCGCCGATGTCGGGACCATCACGTCCATCAAGAGCGAACGCAACCGCGTCCGCGTGGACCTGGAGGTCAGGCGTTCCGTGCCCGTGCCCGCCGACGCGCACGCCGTCATCGAGTCGGCCGACGCGCTCGGCGAGCGGTTCGTGGGCCTGCACCCCGTCTGGAAGCCGGGCATGCCGAGGGCCGCCCCCGGCACCGTCATCCCGCAGGAACGCACCAAGACGCCGATCGAGGTCGACGACGCGCTCGCCGCGTTCGCGAAGCTCAACAAGTCGATCGACGCGAGCGCCCTCGGACCCGCCGTGCACCGCGCCGCCGAGTCGCTGCGCGGACGGGGCGACGGCATCAACGACGCCCTGGACGACACGTCCGAGCTGACCCGCGGCCTCGCGGCGCAGGACAAGCGGATCGCGTCCCTCGCCGAGGGCCTCCACCACCTCGCCTCCGACCTCAACGGGCGCGACAAGAAGCTGTCGGACCTGCTGCGGTCCTTCTCGAGCACCAGCCGCACCCTCGCCGAGGAACGGCAGGCGCTCCGCGACTTCATCGCCGGGCTCGCCGCCGTCATCCGCAAGAGCGAGGTGCTCGTCACCCAGTACCGGGAGAACCTGCCGAGCACGGTCGCGGACCTGTCCAACATCGTGCTGACGCTCAAGGGCAACGTGAACGGCCTCCTCCAGGCCATCGACAGCCTCGGCAGGTTCGCCGACGTCGCGGTCGACGCGTGGGACCGGCGCAACCACGCCGTCACCATCCGCGTCGTCGTGCACGGCACCGTCCGGGCCTGGCTCCAGCCGTTGTTCACGGCCATGGGCTGGGGGACCGTCCCGTGCGTTCAGGACGACCAGGCGCTCGGCGACTGCACGCCGCCGCCGGGAGGATCGTGA
- a CDS encoding MlaD family protein translates to MTRTLVICLLVTALLAGTGGCSLQTVGAPKGDMTLYATFDDVQSLVPGHSVQVADVRVGTVTGVRLDGYRARVTMSLRDDRRIPTGTTATIAKSSLLGENYVRLDLAPGRRLDTGPYLASGETIARTAVQPDLEQISAKVGPLLAALGGQDIATISGESATALGGRGRRLNTLVSRAADVGEQYAAASADLGRALDSLARLGTSLRAGSEEIDRLPGSVELATKRLQADRDNLRRTIEALLELATSVNANVQKRHAARLAALLERVDELLAAALRGRDELKALTGSVLNFLRGPSVSHSGQALLFLWIKGFLPHPGAATGGGTGGGAGGGAGGGGPAAHASGGTQDLNELLRPHS, encoded by the coding sequence ATGACCCGGACACTCGTGATCTGCCTTCTCGTGACCGCGCTGCTCGCCGGCACCGGGGGCTGCTCGCTGCAGACGGTCGGCGCGCCGAAGGGCGACATGACCCTGTACGCCACCTTCGACGACGTGCAGAGCCTGGTCCCCGGGCACAGCGTCCAGGTCGCCGACGTGCGCGTCGGGACCGTCACCGGCGTCCGGCTGGACGGCTACCGCGCCCGCGTCACCATGTCGCTGCGCGACGACCGCCGCATCCCCACCGGCACCACGGCGACCATCGCGAAGTCGTCGCTGCTCGGGGAGAACTACGTGCGGCTCGACCTCGCGCCCGGACGCCGCCTGGACACCGGCCCGTACCTCGCGTCCGGCGAGACCATCGCCCGCACCGCCGTCCAACCCGACCTGGAGCAGATCAGCGCGAAGGTCGGCCCGCTGCTCGCCGCGCTCGGCGGCCAGGACATCGCCACGATCAGCGGCGAGTCCGCCACCGCGCTGGGCGGGCGGGGCCGCAGGCTCAACACGCTCGTCTCCCGCGCCGCCGACGTCGGCGAGCAGTACGCCGCCGCCAGCGCCGACCTCGGCCGCGCGCTCGACTCCCTCGCGCGGCTCGGCACGTCCCTCCGCGCCGGGTCCGAGGAGATCGACCGGCTGCCGGGCAGCGTCGAACTCGCCACCAAGCGGCTGCAGGCCGACCGCGACAACCTCAGGCGCACCATCGAGGCGCTGCTGGAACTCGCCACCTCCGTCAACGCCAACGTGCAGAAACGCCACGCCGCGCGCCTGGCCGCCCTGCTCGAACGCGTGGACGAGCTGCTCGCCGCCGCCCTGCGCGGACGCGACGAGCTGAAGGCCCTCACCGGGTCCGTCCTGAACTTCCTGCGCGGCCCCTCGGTGTCGCACAGCGGGCAGGCGCTCCTCTTCCTGTGGATCAAGGGCTTCCTGCCGCACCCCGGCGCCGCGACCGGCGGCGGCACGGGAGGCGGTGCGGGAGGCGGTGCGGGAGGCGGCGGCCCGGCCGCGCACGCGTCCGGCGGGACACAGGACCTCAACGAACTGCTGAGGCCGCACTCATGA
- a CDS encoding MlaD family protein, with protein sequence MRYPRIAINLIFFALLGLALTVWAVRSLIHIEALERPFKITADFETSPGLHGDLEVTHLGVAVGEVGDIRLEGDHVAVTLNIRRDARIPAGVGARVLRKSAIGEPYIELTPANGDDTRTLKNGDHIPLARTSGTTDYKQLFEGLSGTLDAVDPRDTRTLVHELATGLEGRGTDLHDMISDAHRLTGTLAAEAGTLDAMSRELTRLTATLTAHRGDIASGVNDLALLSTTLRQSNRDLNRVLEDGPGAMRNVHALLQEARPGLDCLLTAAATPTAPLMTAENSRKINHVLRLVPTLQALVADVTAVEPSGRYIRVTPVITLTGPAKAPTEYTSPVPKPKAPRLTYCDPNIKDPEVAQAAAKVKPTPGAPAGSRPAGAMPADTSPNADLRSVSDDTDGPSARWLPLMPPALGVVIVVATAFNALRAVARRRTR encoded by the coding sequence ATGAGATATCCCCGCATCGCCATCAACCTGATCTTCTTCGCCCTGCTCGGCCTCGCCCTCACGGTGTGGGCCGTCCGCAGCCTCATCCACATCGAGGCCCTCGAACGGCCCTTCAAGATCACTGCCGACTTCGAGACCTCGCCCGGCCTGCACGGCGACCTGGAGGTCACCCACCTCGGCGTCGCCGTCGGCGAGGTCGGCGACATCCGCCTGGAGGGCGACCACGTCGCCGTCACCCTCAACATCCGCCGCGACGCCCGCATCCCCGCCGGCGTCGGCGCACGCGTCCTGCGCAAGTCCGCGATCGGCGAGCCGTACATCGAGCTCACCCCGGCCAACGGCGACGACACCCGGACGCTGAAGAACGGCGACCACATCCCGCTGGCCCGCACCTCCGGGACCACCGACTACAAGCAGCTCTTCGAGGGGCTCAGCGGAACCCTCGACGCCGTCGACCCCCGCGACACCCGCACCCTCGTCCACGAACTGGCCACCGGCCTCGAAGGGCGCGGCACCGACCTGCACGACATGATCTCCGACGCGCACCGCCTCACCGGCACCCTCGCCGCCGAGGCCGGGACGCTCGACGCCATGTCCCGCGAACTGACCCGCCTCACCGCCACCCTCACCGCGCACCGCGGGGACATCGCCTCCGGCGTCAACGACCTCGCCCTGCTCAGCACGACCCTGCGGCAGTCGAACCGCGACCTGAACCGCGTCCTGGAGGACGGGCCGGGCGCCATGCGCAACGTGCACGCCCTCCTCCAGGAGGCCCGCCCCGGCCTCGACTGCCTCCTCACCGCCGCGGCCACGCCCACCGCGCCGCTGATGACCGCGGAGAACTCCCGGAAGATCAACCACGTGCTGCGGCTCGTCCCGACCCTGCAGGCCCTCGTCGCGGACGTCACCGCCGTCGAACCCAGCGGGCGCTACATCCGGGTCACGCCCGTCATCACCCTCACCGGCCCGGCCAAGGCGCCCACCGAGTACACCAGCCCGGTTCCCAAGCCCAAGGCGCCGCGCCTCACCTACTGCGACCCCAACATCAAGGACCCGGAGGTCGCGCAGGCCGCCGCCAAGGTCAAGCCCACCCCGGGCGCGCCCGCCGGCTCGCGGCCGGCCGGGGCCATGCCCGCCGACACGTCGCCGAACGCGGACCTGCGCTCCGTGAGCGACGACACGGACGGCCCGTCCGCGCGCTGGCTGCCGCTGATGCCGCCCGCGCTCGGCGTCGTCATCGTCGTCGCCACCGCCTTCAACGCCCTCCGCGCCGTGGCCCGGCGCCGTACCCGATGA
- a CDS encoding chitinase: MKRIWIAAAMVAALLTAATALAHARADRADGTAGLPKRALIGYLHASFANGSGYVRMADVPDAWDIINLAFGEPTSPTSGDIRFTRCPASECPDVESDEEFAAAIRAKQARGKKVLISIGGQNGQVQLTTTAARDAFVRSVSQIIDRYGLDGLDIDFEGHSLYLDQGDTDFRSPTTPVIVNLISALKTLKASYGDDFVLTMAPETFFVQVGHQFYGPGAWGGDARRGAYLPVIHALRDDLTVLHVQDYNSGPVMGLDGQYHMMGGADFHIAMTDMVKAGFTVGDTGHTFPGLREDQIAFGLPAAVGAGNGHTPPAQVHQALNCLVKGEECGSYTLRGGTSPNLRGLMTWSINWDAFHGWEFMNSHEPFLNALP, from the coding sequence ATGAAGAGGATCTGGATCGCGGCGGCCATGGTCGCCGCGCTGCTCACCGCGGCCACCGCCCTCGCCCACGCCCGCGCGGACAGGGCGGACGGCACCGCAGGCCTGCCGAAGCGCGCCCTCATCGGCTACCTGCACGCGAGCTTCGCCAACGGCTCCGGCTACGTGCGCATGGCCGACGTCCCGGACGCGTGGGACATCATCAACCTCGCGTTCGGCGAGCCGACGTCGCCGACGTCGGGGGACATCCGGTTCACCCGCTGCCCGGCGAGCGAATGCCCGGACGTCGAAAGCGACGAGGAGTTCGCCGCCGCCATCCGCGCCAAGCAGGCGCGGGGCAAGAAGGTGCTGATCTCCATCGGCGGCCAGAACGGGCAGGTGCAGCTCACCACGACCGCCGCGCGGGACGCGTTCGTCCGGTCGGTCTCGCAGATCATCGACCGGTACGGGCTGGACGGCCTGGACATCGACTTCGAGGGGCACTCCCTCTACCTCGACCAGGGCGACACCGACTTCCGCTCCCCCACGACCCCCGTGATCGTCAACCTGATCTCGGCGCTGAAGACGCTCAAGGCCTCCTACGGGGACGACTTCGTCCTGACGATGGCGCCGGAGACGTTCTTCGTGCAGGTCGGCCACCAGTTCTACGGCCCGGGCGCCTGGGGCGGCGACGCGCGGCGCGGCGCGTACCTGCCGGTGATCCACGCCCTGCGGGACGACCTGACCGTCCTGCACGTCCAGGACTACAACTCCGGCCCCGTCATGGGGCTGGACGGGCAGTACCACATGATGGGCGGCGCCGATTTCCACATCGCGATGACCGACATGGTGAAGGCCGGGTTCACGGTCGGGGACACCGGTCACACCTTCCCCGGCCTGCGCGAGGACCAGATCGCCTTCGGGCTGCCCGCGGCGGTCGGCGCGGGCAACGGCCACACCCCGCCGGCGCAGGTGCACCAGGCGCTGAACTGCCTGGTCAAGGGAGAGGAGTGCGGCTCGTACACGCTGCGCGGCGGGACGTCGCCGAACCTGCGCGGGCTGATGACGTGGTCGATCAATTGGGACGCGTTCCACGGCTGGGAGTTCATGAACAGCCACGAGCCGTTCCTCAACGCCCTGCCCTAG